Proteins from a single region of Pseudomonas sp. BSw22131:
- the sutA gene encoding transcriptional regulator SutA, protein MSDDDNDNEGLEDELEGEDGEELAAAPEEDGSEADDGAEVSSTPAKGKAKAAVSVDELPSVEAKNKERDALARAMEEFLARGGKVQEVEANVVADPPKKPDNKYGSRPI, encoded by the coding sequence ATGAGCGACGACGACAACGATAACGAAGGTCTGGAAGACGAACTGGAAGGTGAAGACGGTGAGGAGCTTGCCGCTGCTCCCGAAGAGGATGGCTCGGAAGCTGATGATGGTGCCGAAGTCTCCTCTACACCTGCCAAAGGCAAGGCCAAGGCTGCTGTCTCGGTTGATGAGTTGCCTAGCGTAGAGGCCAAAAACAAAGAGCGTGACGCTCTGGCCCGCGCGATGGAAGAGTTCCTCGCCCGTGGTGGCAAGGTGCAGGAAGTTGAGGCCAACGTGGTCGCTGACCCGCCCAAGAAGCCTGACAACAAGTACGGTAGCCGCCCTATCTAA
- a CDS encoding XRE family transcriptional regulator, giving the protein MRLNILSDQVLAATVGAHLQTLRLKRNISLETVAENAAISRQTLHLMLNQGKGTLINLIAVLRALGELERLSSLLEEVRPSPLQIMRMEGKKRQRASGSRVTSDEARAEVVHSSKHKNRDW; this is encoded by the coding sequence ATGCGACTCAACATTCTATCGGATCAAGTGCTCGCCGCCACAGTAGGGGCACACCTTCAAACGCTGCGGTTGAAGAGGAACATCAGCCTTGAGACGGTAGCGGAGAACGCGGCGATCAGCCGGCAGACTCTTCACCTGATGCTCAATCAAGGCAAAGGCACCTTGATCAATCTGATCGCCGTTTTGCGCGCCCTCGGCGAGTTGGAGCGCCTGAGTTCGTTGTTGGAGGAGGTGCGGCCCAGTCCGCTACAAATCATGCGCATGGAAGGTAAAAAGCGACAGCGCGCCTCCGGCTCTCGTGTTACCTCCGACGAAGCCAGGGCGGAGGTTGTTCACTCCAGCAAGCACAAAAACCGCGATTGGTGA
- a CDS encoding secondary thiamine-phosphate synthase enzyme YjbQ, protein MWQQTRITLRARPRGFHLVTDEIIAGLPELRECRVGLLHLWLQHTSASLTINENADPAVRRDFERFFNRLVPQGVDAYEHDDEGPDDLPAHFKASLLGCQLVLPVTAGRLALGTWQGVYLGEHRDAGGARNVLATLQGEWA, encoded by the coding sequence ATGTGGCAGCAGACCAGAATCACCCTGCGGGCAAGGCCTCGCGGATTTCATCTGGTGACCGACGAGATCATCGCAGGTCTCCCCGAGCTGCGTGAATGTCGAGTCGGACTGTTGCATTTGTGGCTGCAGCATACCTCGGCGTCGTTGACCATCAACGAAAACGCCGACCCGGCAGTGCGACGTGATTTCGAGCGTTTTTTCAATCGTCTGGTGCCTCAGGGCGTGGACGCATATGAACATGACGACGAAGGTCCCGACGATCTGCCTGCGCACTTCAAGGCCAGTTTGCTAGGCTGCCAACTTGTTCTGCCGGTGACGGCCGGAAGGCTGGCGCTAGGAACCTGGCAAGGTGTTTATCTAGGCGAACATCGCGATGCTGGCGGTGCGCGCAACGTCCTTGCCACCCTCCAGGGTGAATGGGCATGA
- a CDS encoding ammonium transporter: MTLRQFAGLGALLSLVTPGLAMAAEEVAAPVLNSGDTAWMLTSTALVLFMTIPGLALFYGGMVRSKNILSVMMQCFAITGLISILWVVYGYSIAFDTTGMEAGVVNFNSFFGGMGKAFLAGITPASITGPAALFPEAVFVTFQMTFAIITPALIVGAFAERMKFSAMLIFMAIWFTLVYAPIAHMVWSGVGGLLWDWGVLDFAGGTVVHINAGIAGLVACLVLGKRKGFPTTPMAPHNLGYTLIGAAMLWVGWFGFNAGSAAAANGTAGMAMLVTQIATAAAALGWMFAEWLTHGKPSALGIASGVVAGLVAITPAAGTVGPMGGLIIGLAAGVVCFFCATTLKRKMGYDDSLDAFGVHGIGGILGAILTGVFAAPSLGGFGTVTDIAAQVWIQCKGVGFTVIYTGIVTFIILKVLDAVMGLRVTEEEEAVGLDLAQHNERGYNL; the protein is encoded by the coding sequence ATGACTCTGCGTCAATTCGCAGGGCTAGGAGCCCTGTTGTCCCTCGTCACCCCTGGCCTGGCCATGGCGGCGGAAGAGGTGGCAGCCCCAGTCCTCAACTCAGGCGACACCGCCTGGATGCTCACCTCCACCGCTTTGGTGCTGTTCATGACCATTCCGGGCCTGGCACTGTTCTACGGCGGCATGGTCCGCTCCAAAAATATTCTTTCTGTGATGATGCAGTGCTTCGCCATCACCGGCCTGATCAGCATCCTGTGGGTCGTTTACGGCTACAGCATTGCGTTTGACACCACCGGTATGGAAGCAGGCGTCGTCAACTTCAACTCTTTCTTCGGCGGCATGGGCAAAGCATTCCTGGCGGGCATCACGCCGGCCAGCATCACGGGCCCGGCTGCATTGTTCCCGGAAGCCGTGTTCGTCACGTTCCAGATGACCTTCGCGATCATCACCCCGGCGCTGATCGTCGGCGCGTTCGCAGAGCGCATGAAGTTCTCCGCGATGCTGATCTTCATGGCCATCTGGTTCACCTTGGTTTATGCGCCAATCGCGCACATGGTCTGGAGCGGCGTCGGTGGTCTGTTGTGGGACTGGGGCGTACTCGACTTCGCGGGCGGCACCGTTGTTCACATCAACGCGGGTATTGCTGGTCTGGTGGCCTGTCTGGTGCTGGGCAAACGTAAAGGTTTCCCGACCACCCCAATGGCACCGCACAATCTGGGCTACACCCTGATCGGCGCGGCAATGCTCTGGGTCGGCTGGTTCGGCTTCAACGCAGGTTCTGCTGCTGCTGCCAACGGCACCGCCGGTATGGCCATGCTTGTAACGCAGATTGCTACCGCTGCTGCTGCGCTGGGCTGGATGTTCGCTGAATGGCTGACTCACGGTAAGCCAAGCGCACTGGGTATCGCATCGGGCGTGGTTGCAGGTCTGGTGGCTATCACTCCAGCGGCTGGTACGGTCGGCCCAATGGGCGGCCTGATCATCGGTCTGGCTGCAGGTGTTGTGTGCTTCTTCTGCGCCACAACCCTCAAACGTAAAATGGGCTACGACGACTCCCTGGACGCATTCGGCGTTCACGGTATCGGCGGTATCCTTGGCGCGATCCTGACCGGCGTATTCGCAGCCCCTTCGCTGGGCGGCTTCGGCACCGTGACTGACATCGCTGCACAAGTCTGGATCCAGTGCAAAGGCGTAGGCTTTACGGTCATCTACACCGGCATCGTGACCTTCATCATCCTCAAGGTATTGGACGCGGTCATGGGCCTGCGTGTAACCGAAGAGGAAGAAGCAGTCGGCCTCGATCTTGCGCAACACAACGAACGTGGCTACAACTTGTAA
- a CDS encoding TetR/AcrR family transcriptional regulator produces MAQKRADMITETRGKLIKAARDAFAAKGYADSSMDDLTAKAGLTRGALYHHFGDKKGLLQAVIAQIDEEMVARLSVIIAKANTTWDGFIDESIAYIKMSLEPEIQRIVFLDGPSVLGDPSQWPSQNACIRSTQRSVQKLIDEGTIRAVNTEATARLIMGALLGASLWIANAEDPQKASEHVAESFLALACGLLLENKTAHQK; encoded by the coding sequence ATGGCGCAGAAGCGTGCGGACATGATTACCGAGACCCGCGGCAAGCTGATCAAGGCGGCGCGGGACGCATTCGCTGCGAAGGGCTATGCGGACAGTTCGATGGATGATTTGACCGCTAAAGCCGGGCTGACCCGTGGCGCGCTTTACCATCACTTTGGTGACAAGAAAGGCTTGCTACAGGCCGTCATCGCCCAGATTGATGAAGAAATGGTGGCGCGACTGTCGGTCATCATTGCGAAGGCCAACACCACATGGGACGGCTTTATCGATGAATCCATCGCTTACATCAAGATGTCTCTTGAACCTGAAATCCAGCGAATTGTGTTCCTCGACGGCCCGTCGGTCTTGGGCGATCCATCGCAATGGCCAAGCCAGAATGCCTGTATCCGCAGCACTCAGCGCAGCGTCCAAAAGCTGATCGATGAAGGCACGATCCGAGCGGTCAACACCGAAGCGACCGCACGCCTGATCATGGGCGCGCTGCTCGGCGCGTCCTTGTGGATTGCCAATGCCGAGGATCCGCAAAAGGCTTCCGAACATGTAGCCGAAAGCTTCCTGGCATTGGCTTGCGGATTGCTGCTGGAAAATAAAACGGCGCATCAGAAGTAA
- a CDS encoding TniQ family protein has product MRSFVERTLFIKGKHSSTEVFRKFPKSPSRGDVSKIAEALGWFGCYGLNKMLHRHTNYPFTAIFKNIQNISYSGNEYISFSSCYDSNRRPSGFCPVCVAEDIERLGFSFWRRAHCFKLKVCSEHNVELVKCCPACDKQFSHGGHDLGVMWKACGGRHLKDSPVTLNTDPFELKKAQIFTDLLSFTHHLSEEAVLAVLYEKIHQDEVFEQRVCDSESDRHVGDKIERRLGIVKKARSINRLPPDEPTEFIIQALVETYESFADFVRDVKAYGDEMRPVESLWSTYIAGHQESTHFVEENYKLGLGEWSCPFPAKEVWGMWDWRPVYYPCCNFERPKRKGPQPQPQRVKNAPPGIDRRQ; this is encoded by the coding sequence ATGCGTTCCTTTGTGGAAAGAACTCTTTTTATTAAAGGAAAACATTCTTCCACGGAAGTGTTTCGGAAGTTTCCAAAAAGCCCCTCACGGGGAGATGTTTCGAAAATTGCCGAAGCACTGGGATGGTTTGGCTGTTACGGCTTAAACAAGATGCTGCATAGGCATACTAACTATCCTTTCACGGCAATTTTTAAAAATATCCAAAATATCTCTTACTCTGGGAACGAATATATAAGTTTTTCAAGTTGCTATGATTCAAATAGAAGGCCATCAGGTTTTTGCCCGGTTTGTGTTGCAGAAGATATTGAACGCTTAGGATTTTCTTTCTGGCGGCGTGCTCACTGTTTTAAACTGAAAGTCTGTTCGGAGCACAATGTAGAGTTAGTCAAATGTTGCCCGGCTTGTGACAAGCAGTTTTCCCATGGAGGTCATGATCTGGGGGTGATGTGGAAGGCCTGTGGGGGACGACATCTAAAGGACAGCCCTGTGACGTTGAACACAGATCCTTTTGAGTTGAAAAAAGCTCAGATCTTTACAGACCTTCTTTCATTCACCCATCACCTTTCGGAGGAGGCGGTTCTCGCCGTCTTATATGAAAAAATCCATCAAGACGAAGTCTTCGAGCAAAGAGTCTGTGATTCTGAATCCGACAGGCATGTGGGAGATAAAATTGAAAGGCGGCTGGGCATTGTCAAGAAAGCGAGGTCTATAAACAGGCTCCCACCTGATGAACCAACGGAGTTTATTATTCAAGCTTTAGTCGAAACCTATGAAAGTTTTGCTGACTTCGTCCGTGATGTGAAAGCTTACGGGGACGAAATGCGGCCGGTCGAGTCTCTTTGGTCGACTTATATTGCAGGCCATCAAGAGTCAACACATTTCGTTGAAGAGAACTATAAACTCGGTTTGGGGGAGTGGAGTTGCCCTTTCCCAGCTAAAGAAGTTTGGGGGATGTGGGATTGGCGGCCGGTGTATTATCCCTGCTGTAATTTTGAGCGACCAAAGCGAAAAGGTCCTCAACCTCAGCCTCAGCGCGTTAAGAATGCACCGCCAGGTATCGACAGGCGGCAATAG